One Saccharomyces eubayanus strain FM1318 chromosome VIII, whole genome shotgun sequence genomic window carries:
- the RIM101 gene encoding alkaline-responsive transcriptional regulator RIM101 yields the protein MVPLEDLLNKESVAITPQTDHDPVVNGKTGISSVMKKDGLPSPNLSKRASDCSKKPIITCTTDAIGLKRQEDERMSSGSASSTSPAFHGSSHLNTPPYEPLGPSVVSPSSPSSGSSSSPSPFARGHNPVDDDEDDLDGDDESEDVILFCKWEHCNVTFNQPELLYNHLCHDHVGRKSHKNLQLDCHWGDCTTKTEKRDHITSHLRVHVPLKPFGCSTCSKKFKRPQDLKKHLKIHLESGGILKRKRGPKVGSKRTSKRNKSGSKDALSSRTTSLPPAAAAGYKSHSTSPQILPPPLPLEMAHHLPSQQQQPISLNQLCTDELSQYKPVYSPQLSSRLQTILPPLYYNNGKTAVQNANSQGLHVYEDGCSNNAVASATQFFTKLSRNMTNNYILQQSGGSSASTSSSGHIPMAQTSYVQPPNAMPYQPMQVTTTNTTTYVPIQLTKYPAGNSVTEHLPPLHSNTTGSIMNHHHQPHHAMATTPHYQPARAMPNYSATSCSILPPLQSKIPMLPSRPTMVSGNPLKPNWEFSLNQKSCTNDIIMSKLANEEQEDESNVEDDFMETLGIVNIIKDYLLCCVMDDYESEEGDYEDEDDGLLQASLEKLSLQNPMGTDSTRILAKYPTILV from the coding sequence ATGGTGCCACTGGAAGATTTGCTCAATAAGGAAAGCGTCGCTATCACGCCTCAGACAGACCACGATCCTGTGGTAAATGGCAAGACCGGCATTTCCAGTgtgatgaagaaggatGGGCTGCCTAGTCCCAACTTATCGAAAAGGGCCTCCGACTGCTCGAAGAAGCCCATCATCACGTGCACAACGGACGCTATTGGTTTGAAACGACAAGAAGATGAACGTATGTCATCTGGCAGCGCTTCTTCAACGTCCCCGGCATTTCATGGCTCTTCGCATTTGAATACTCCCCCATATGAACCCTTGGGCCCATCAGTTGTGTCTCCTTCGTCTCCTTCGTCAGGCTCTTCCTCCTCTCCCTCACCATTTGCGCGGGGCCACAACCCGGTGgacgatgacgaagatgatttgGACGGCGATGATGAATCTGAAGACGTAATACTCTTCTGTAAGTGGGAGCACTGTAATGTGACGTTCAACCAGCCGGAGTTGTTGTACAATCATCTGTGCCATGACCATGTCGGCAGGAAGTCGCATAAGAACTTACAGTTGGACTGCCATTGGGGAGACTGTACGACCAAGACGGAGAAAAGAGATCATATTACCTCTCATTTGAGAGTTCATGTACCATTGAAGCCGTTCGGCTGCTCCACTTGCTCCAAAAAGTTCAAGCGTCCACAGGACTTGAAAAAGCACTTGAAGATTCACTTGGAGTCCGGAGGAATTTTGAAGCGGAAAAGAGGCCCTAAAGTGGGTTCAAAGAGAACCAGCAAGAGAAACAAGAGTGGCTCGAAGGATGCATTGTCGTCCCGTACCACATCTCTTCCTCCTGCCGCTGCCGCCGGTTACAAGTCTCACTCCACTTCTCCACAAATACTACCACCCCCATTACCTCTAGAAATGGCGCACCATTTACCTTcgcaacagcagcagccaatttctttaaacCAATTGTGTACGGACGAACTGTCTCAGTATAAGCCTGTTTACTCTCCACAATTGAGTTCCAGACTACAGACAATCTTGCCACCACTGTACTACAATAACGGCAAAACGGCAGTTCAGAACGCCAACAGCCAAGGATTGCACGTTTACGAAGACGGCTGCTCCAATAATGCGGTAGCCAGCGCTACCCAGTTCTTCACTAAACTATCAAGAAACATGACTAACAACTATATATTGCAGCAAAGCGGCGGCAGTTCTGCCTCCACGTCATCCTCTGGACACATCCCAATGGCACAAACGAGTTATGTCCAGCCACCCAACGCTATGCCTTACCAGCCTATGCAAGTCACTACAACGAACACAACAACTTATGTGCCAATTCAGTTGACCAAATACCCGGCAGGTAACTCAGTTACCGAACATTTGCCACCTTTGCACTCGAATACTACAGGTAGTATTATGAATCACCATCACCAGCCCCATCACGCTATGGCTACGACGCCACACTATCAACCTGCCCGTGCTATGCCCAATTACTCTGCTACAAGCTGTTCCATCTTACCGCCACTACAATCAAAGATACCAATGTTGCCATCTCGTCCTACGATGGTGAGCGGAAACCCATTGAAACCAAACTGGGAATTCAGCCTGAATCAAAAGAGCTGTACGAACGATATCATCATGAGTAAACTGGCCAACGAAGAGCAGGAAGACGAAAGCAATGTGGAGGACGATTTCATGGAGACGTTGGGTATAGTAAATATCATTAAGGACTACTTGCTGTGCTGTGTCATGGACGATTACGAAAGCGAAGAAGGCGACtacgaagatgaagacgatggTTTATTGCAAGCTTCGCTAGAAAAACTGAGTTTGCAGAACCCAATGGGAACAGACTCAACTCGCATTTTGGCCAAGTATCCAACAATTCTGGTATGA
- the SNF6 gene encoding Snf6p — translation MGVVKKKRSHHGKASRQQYYTGAQVAGGGSMGAVNSTIPSLTSFAEENXYQYGYAGPSAGGNGRALTYAQQQLNKQRQDFERVRLRPEQLSNIIHDESDTISFRSHQLKNFISSNDAFNMLSLTTVPCDNIRNSRVFSEQMAKYLTQKQRELLEAPAASSSGDPENEPPRALKYSDLILAAENGTRSPKDLVEAVFVRGGPLRHQRDGVVVRRDDAALVGKLRGDLREAPEDYWTHMYREVLAQYREARLRIRQKDSTAEERQEDARLEPQQQDSQQDQQEPLSQQQQQQQQQQQQQGADAAPQNPSGASTEKEAVPAVDDPLENMFGDYSAEPFNTNFDDEFGDLDAVFF, via the coding sequence ATGGGCGTtgtcaagaagaaaaggtcACACCATGGGAAGGCGTCGCGCCAACAGTACTACACTGGCGCTCAAGTCGCTGGAGGCGGCAGCATGGGCGCCGTGAACAGCACCATCCCGTCGCTGACGAGCTTTGCGGAGGAAAACARCTATCAGTACGGGTACGCTGGGCCCAGTGCGGGCGGGAACGGCCGGGCACTAACATACGCGCAGCAGCAACTGAACAAGCAAAGACAGGATTTTGAGCGCGTGCGCCTCAGACCGGAGCAGCTTAGCAACATCATACACGACGAGAGTGATACGATATCGTTCCGATCGCACCAGCTGAAGAATTTCATCAGTTCGAACGACGCGTTCAACATGCTGAGTCTGACCACGGTACCGTGCGACAACATCCGGAACTCCCGGGTGTTTAGCGAGCAGATGGCGAAGTACCTCACGCAGAAGCAGCGGGAGCTTCTAGAAGCTCCCGCTGCTTCGTCGTCTGGGGACCCCGAGAACGAGCCGCCGAGGGCCCTAAAGTACTCGGATCTCATACTAGCCGCCGAGAACGGCACCCGCAGCCCCAAGGATCTGGTAGAAGCCGTCTTTGTGCGCGGCGGCCCACTGAGGCACCAGCGTGACGGCGTGGTCGTGCGTCGCGACGACGCCGCGCTGGTGGGCAAGCTGCGCGGAGACCTCCGGGAGGCGCCCGAGGACTATTGGACACATATGTATAGGGAGGTGCTGGCTCAGTACCGCGAGGCCAGGCTACGAATCAGACAGAAGGACTCCACTGCAGAGGAGAGGCAGGAGGACGCACGGTTGGAGCCGCAACAACAGGACTCACAGCAAGATCAGCAGGAACCGCTATcacagcagcagcagcagcagcagcagcaacaacaacaacagggGGCAGACGCAGCCCCACAGAATCCCAGTGGAGCCTCGACAGAAAAGGAAGCGGTGCCTGCAGTCGACGACCCGCTGGAGAACATGTTCGGAGATTACTCCGCCGAGCCCTTCAATACAAACTTTGACGACGAGTTCGGAGATCTCGACGCTGTGTTTTTCTAA
- the RIM4 gene encoding Rim4p translates to MRTEITTADSLRDPHSSGLKPDSELVIREDIDQFLPSEVSSVESDHRHDGEDSDTDSDNFLQDPEDDVDEDATGKENAAASVESRGRPSSCIFVASLAAALSDDELCLSVTENFKRYGDLARVKVLRDNANRPYAFVQYNNDHDAKHALIRAQGTLLNGRRLRCEPAKVNRTLYLKNQQSIDFNEITQICEKFGNLEQIVPDRTDNQYTRRYTYPISXASSWFVQFVYRDDAIRAYANLRTDPNWIIEWAQNINVPKNYNLLYKNKFKNSKDHQANDIKVNKNEDSRRSSAIIEEDERELEHEEGYEHESGSDLDEKIACDSVDDGEDKDSEITIDKKSIFVGQLDKETTREELDRRFSTHGRIQDINLIFKPTNIFAFIKYETEEAAAAALESENHAIFLNKTMHVQYKEVGGRHNRKFFNKNGSGNFNHHQFFSMRSGKSFTGPELNLAPPPINMYRKMSGGSQPENENIMPYMPMGPMPMGPPPPNAANLNDFEMFPPNYSTFMKGMIPLRRKSMPNAWSSPSSKSLNSENASVNGGDETSELPSEIPESSGRYNAANSFTTYNNSSAGSSNNNNTNNKFQYKKRYARRSSYGYNEVPPKPYYFQPYYYHPMQYHMGPMGPMHPSQGSAGNNHPYMMVYPMPPPPPSGLDGNMMPPPLNMGQPHSANNSSTNIQANEFVPHDTNDINEDGKATYSLDY, encoded by the coding sequence atGAGAACAGAAATCACTACTGCGGATTCCCTTCGTGATCCTCACTCCAGCGGTCTAAAGCCCGACTCTGAGCTGGTTATCAGAGAGGACATAGACCAGTTTCTGCCTTCGGAAGTGTCTTCGGTGGAGTCGGACCATCGCCACGATGGCGAGGATTCAGACACTGACAGCGACAACTTCCTGCAAGATCCTGAAGACGACGTGGACGAAGACGCCACCGGCAAGGAGAACGCCGCCGCCTCCGTTGAATCAAGAGGCCGTCCCTCTTCTTGCATTTTCGTGGCAAGTTTGGCAGCGGCTTTATCCGACGACGAACTATGCCTTTCGGTGACggaaaacttcaaaagataTGGTGATTTGGCTAGAGTTAAAGTTTTACGCGATAACGCCAACAGGCCTTATGCCTTTGTCCAATACAACAACGACCATGATGCTAAACACGCTTTGATCCGTGCTCAGGGCACTTTACTGAACGGCAGGCGGTTACGTTGCGAGCCTGCGAAAGTCAACAGGACTCTGTACTTGAAAAACCAGCAGAGTATCGACTTTAACGAAATCACCCAGAtctgtgaaaaatttggtaatTTGGAACAGATCGTTCCTGATAGAACTGACAACCAGTACACAAGAAGATACACGTATCCTATATCTTYAGCAAGCTCTTGGTTCGTTCAATTCGTCTATAGAGACGACGCGATTAGAGCTTATGCGAACTTGAGGACCGATCCAAACTGGATAATCGAATGGGctcaaaatatcaatgtGCCCAAGAATTACAATCTTTTGTACAagaacaaattcaaaaattccaaGGATCACCAGGCAAACGATATCAAAGTTAACAAAAATGAGGACTCGAGGAGGAGCAGTGCCATTATAGAGGAAGACGAACGCGAGCTCGAACACGAAGAAGGATACGAACATGAAAGTGGGAGTGATTTGGACGAAAAAATAGCATGCGACAGCGTTGATGACGGGGAGGATAAAGATTCTGAGATTACCATCGATAAAAAGTCCATATTCGTAGGTCAGTTAGACAAAGAAACCACCAGAGAGGAATTGGATAGACGATTTTCAACCCACGGTAGAATCCAGGACATCAACCTGATCTTCAAACCAACAAACATATTTGCCTTTATCAAGTACGAAACTGAAgaagctgctgctgctgcgtTGGAAAGTGAGAACCATgcgatttttttgaacaaaacgATGCATGTCCAGTACAAGGAAGTTGGTGGTCGTCACAAtagaaagtttttcaacaaaaacgGCAGTGGCAACTTCAACCATCACCAGTTTTTCAGTATGAGATCCGGTAAATCATTCACTGGACCCGAACTGAACCTAGCACCTCCACCAATCAATATGTACAGAAAGATGAGCGGCGGATCTCAACCAGAAAACGAGAACATCATGCCATATATGCCAATGGGCCCGATGCCCATGGGGCCACCTCCACCTAACGCCGCCAATTTGAACGATTTTGAAATGTTCCCACCAAATTACTCCACGTTCATGAAGGGGATGATACCACTAAGACGTAAATCTATGCCCAATGCCTGGTCTTCGCCCTCGTCTAAGAGTTTGAACTCTGAGAACGCAAGTGTTAATGGCGGTGATGAGACTTCTGAACTGCCCTCTGAAATTCCTGAATCATCTGGAAGATACAATGCTGCTAATTCCTTTACTACTTACAATAACTCCTCAGCCGGCAGCtctaacaacaataacaccaacaacaagTTTCAATACAAAAAACGTTATGCAAGGAGATCAAGTTATGGATATAATGAGGTACCACCAAAACCATACTATTTCCAGCCTTATTACTATCACCCAATGCAATACCACATGGGCCCCATGGGTCCAATGCATCCTTCCCAGGGTTCGGCCGGCAACAACCATCCATACATGATGGTTTACCCCATGCCGCCTCCTCCTCCTTCTGGGCTAGATGGAAATATGATGCCTCCCCCATTAAATATGGGTCAACCCCACAGTGCTAACAATAGCAGTACCAATATACAAGCAAATGAATTCGTGCCACATGATACAAACGACATAAACGAAGACGGTAAGGCTACTTACAGCTTAGACTACTAA
- the NPR3 gene encoding Npr3p — protein sequence MDECLPNSCLLGVHLVISTHSGPQIVYHYPPSNTAFLTNNPAKHQHFYGNHDVLGKNTDKGDKSFNTGAAKTTSQGPQNDSMNNFNATVPPSMTNSNINSGTMPTTRSHANTVGSQGSIPTASNGIGYGETDAGNNPGSFQYSESESESSSSGLSDSELSTDYVDVSSDSFSISSSLSSPSLSSTSSSPTSSSPLQDGLSPTISSSQSIDSMSPTSPQITMTNDGVSVSESYLDSAVNNKSRATSKRSQNFFHKLSTKKSAELKPHSPIRKLKSKPSKSTTKGNKLLKNPSNETDANALVGNYSLSSKKSISSTGDYNQDIRNNSLNDTPGQSPHHYHHRYHHYRKSIANSQRNISTQYDVDEDMEVSTMLQDGKISMNEIFFKEENFQDINKILEFDHDFVAEFCSPEREMCNTRFELTVDNFCFLGLPIHVDSQGRWRKSKHKNKTRSKRSSSTTTNISRKKSVASKISSVSENTLKKLNSGEAETDYDNNVGDENYTDAPNLKINTDFNGSEFDREKEDLGKNMNMFHVCFVMNPHLIEYNKRVDDMYQFVVTRLSLLLRYVQSKTSYVSSECHLILKERERVLKHSKTYQTINGAGNKGKYLYQRILAKSSLARALTECVDKIQRNEIACLEISDDKVISLQIPIQNEFEKMPNFKLQPVLRGSYLTSILNMKFLEKSSLRIEGQNRQNNQAQISDANNNIYRFNNNINNTGHGGAPNVDDGDDNESSYYCDDNDDLLNYALLLLDEPNNIINSLETFSYQDDIGSVILKHLVRNTQPNIPLKSYHYLISELLDSPSSQNDLTSETSSFESGILRSCALHLMYWRHARIVIPVSSKYTYIVSPLAPIQGYTIDDFKSTSQHDDKVSMVENDKNNGARGESVPLIYQNSILFRSKFPSLPTLPIFLNLLSVDKPQAYNNIIPSRDHKPVYLNALGWLIQYGYVTQLLTFINIRVDKHIKMAVDEDLEKEGFRKTNTTGRPGLDYKRADKKLDDEDGQNRDANANEECVGKTESEQPNGNKTNDNNDVNGNEKAEDGHGDDLDNNEMAVVDEEEILHFEYDDPEMQHDYTIILEPERATAIEKRWLYRCIYDQPSDIQILFNRLLKHFNGKVPMELVIIKEEISRHDLKRLLNALNKYLVETHHW from the coding sequence ATGGATGAATGCTTGCCCAACTCATGTCTGCTGGGTGTTCACCTCGTCATTTCAACTCATTCGGGACCACAAATAGTTTACCACTATCCACCTTCCAATACAGCATTCTTAACAAATAATCCAGCAAAGCATCAGCATTTTTATGGAAATCATGATGTACTGGGGAAAAACACAGATAAGGGAGACAAATCGTTCAATACCGGGGCTGCCAAAACAACTTCCCAAGGCCCCCAAAATGACTCAATGAACAATTTCAATGCCACCGTTCCGCCATCTAtgacaaattcaaatataAATAGTGGGACAATGCCCACAACAAGGTCCCATGCTAATACTGTGGGCTCTCAAGGCTCAATTCCCACTGCAAGTAATGGTATAGGCTATGGGGAAACCGACGCCGGGAACAACCCTGGGTCTTTTCAGTACTCAGAATCCGAATCCgaatcatcatcatctggCTTGAGTGATAGTGAACTATCTACAGATTACGTAGATGTTTCAAGCgattcattttcaatatcatccTCGTTATCATCGCCCTCATTATCCTCTACTTCGTCGAGCCCAACTTCATCCTCCCCTCTGCAAGATGGCTTATCCCCCACTATTTCAAGTTCCCAATCAATCGATTCAATGTCCCCCACTTCTCCACAGATAACCATGACTAATGATGGTGTTTCAGTCTCGGAATCATATTTAGATTCCGCCGTAAACAATAAATCGAGGGCCACTTCAAAAAGATCTCAGAATTTCTTCCACAAATTGAGTACCAAAAAAAGTGCTGAACTGAAACCGCATTCTCCAATAAGGAAACTCAAATCTAAGCCCTCAAAGAGTACTACCAAAGGCAATAAGCTGCTAAAAAACCCTTCCAACGAGACCGATGCAAATGCCCTTGTGGGGAACTATTCACTCTCATCGAAAAAATCGATCTCAAGCACGGGAGACTATAACCAAGATATTCGTAATAATAGTCTCAATGACACTCCTGGCCAGTCACCCCACCATTACCATCATCGTTATCACCACTACCGTAAGTCTATTGCGAATAGTCAACGAAATATATCCACTCAGTACGATGTCGACGAAGATATGGAAGTTTCAACAATGTTACAGGATGGAAAAATATCCATGAACgagatatttttcaaagaggagAATTTCCAAGACATAAATAAAATTCTAGAATTTGATCATGATTTCGTTGCAGAATTTTGTAGTCCCGAAAGGGAAATGTGCAATACTAGATTTGAATTGACAGTGGACAACTTTTGCTTTTTAGGCCTGCCCATCCACGTGGATTCTCAAGGAAGATGGAGAAAATCcaaacataaaaataaaactcGTTCTAAAAGATCATCGAGTACTACGACAAATATTAGTAGAAAGAAATCCGTTGCTTCCAAGATCTCATCGGTAAGTGAAAACACTCtaaagaaactaaacaGTGGCGAAGCTGAGACTGATTACGACAACAATGTTGGTGACGAGAACTATACTGATGCGccaaatttgaagataaaTACTGATTTTAATGGGAGCGAGTTTGAcagagaaaaggaagacTTGGGTAAAAATATGAATATGTTCCATGTCTGCTTCGTCATGAATCCCCATTTAATAGAATACAACAAGAGAGTAGATGATATGTATCAGTTTGTTGTGACAAGGTTATCACTACTGTTAAGATATGTGCAATCGAAGACATCGTATGTTTCTAGTGAATGTCATCTTATTTTGAAGGAAAGGGAAAGAGTATTGAAACATTCAAAAACGTACCAAACCATCAACGGTGCCGGAAACAAAGGCAAATACTTATACCAAAGAATCCTAGCCAAGTCATCGTTAGCTAGAGCGTTAACGGAGTGTGTTGACAAGATCCAAAGAAACGAAATTGCGTGTCTCGAGATTAGTGACGATAAAGTAATCTCTTTGCAAATCCCAATTCAAaacgaatttgaaaaaatgccGAACTTTAAATTACAGCCCGTATTGAGAGGCTCATATTTGACGTCTATTTTAAACatgaaatttttagaaaaatcATCATTGAGAATTGAAGGTCAAAATCGTCAAAATAACCAGGCCCAAATAAGTGATGCCAATAACAACATATACAGattcaacaacaatatcaaCAATACCGGTCATGGTGGTGCACCAAATGTCGATGACGGGGATGATAATGAAAGCAGTTACTACTGTgacgataatgatgatCTTCTAAATTACGCATTGTTGTTACTAGATGAGCCAAATAACATTAtcaattctttggaaaCGTTTTCGTACCAGGACGATATCGGCAGTGTGATATTGAAGCATTTGGTCAGAAACACCCAGCCAAACATCCCCTTAAAGTCGTACCACTACTTGATAAGTGAACTACTAGACAGTCCGTCATCACAAAATGACCTTACTTCGGAGACAAGTTCATTCGAGTCGGGAATCTTGCGTTCGTGCGCATTGCATTTGATGTATTGGAGACATGCAAGAATAGTGATTCCAGTGAGCTCCAAATACACATACATCGTTTCGCCGTTGGCTCCTATACAAGGTTACACAATAGATGATTTCAAAAGTACTTCCCAACATGATGATAAAGTGAGCATGGTGGAGAATGATAAGAATAATGGTGCGCGTGGCGAGAGTGTGCCTTTAATCTATCAAAATTCGATACTATTTAGATCCAAATTCCCATCATTGCCCACTTTACcgatttttttaaatttgtTATCGGTGGATAAACCTCAGGCGTACAATAACATAATTCCATCAAGAGACCACAAGCCAGTTTACTTGAACGCGTTAGGGTGGCTGATACAGTACGGATACGTGACGCAATTGCTAACATTTATTAATATCCGCGTGGACAAACATATAAAGATGGCAGTCGATGAGGACTTGGAGAAAGAGGGATTCCGTAAGACTAATACCACAGGACGACCTGGTTTGGATTACAAAAGGGCAGATAAAAAACtagacgatgaagatggaCAAAACAGAGACGCCAATGCCAACGAAGAATGCGTGGGGAAGACCGAAAGCGAGCAACCCAATGGCAACAAAACCAATGACAACAATGATGTGAACGGCAATGAGAAGGCGGAAGACGGTCATGGCGATGACCTCGATAATAATGAAATGGCTGTGGtcgatgaagaggaaataTTACATTTCGAATACGACGATCCGGAGATGCAGCACGACTATACAATAATTCTGGAGCCCGAGAGAGCCACGGCAATCGAAAAAAGGTGGCTATACAGATGCATTTATGATCAACCTTCAGACATCCAAATTTTGTTCAATAGGCTACTAAAGCATTTCAATGGGAAGGTCCCCATGGAGCTGGTTATCataaaagaggaaattAGTAGGCATGATTTGAAGAGATTGCTCAATGCTTTAAATAAGTATCTAGTCGAGACTCACCACTGGTGA
- the SPO11 gene encoding DNA topoisomerase (ATP-hydrolyzing) produces the protein MALQRLRKKHRTRQELLKALTPRTRSIHLSPNEHSNGSAGSNAEVLSHIKQILSLAANSLEQHQQPISIIFDNKTKGNSGGNKVSTTLDFPLTGPHLFTHQFKLKRCSILLNLLKIVMEKLPLGQNTTIRDIFYSNVELFQRQANVVQWLDVIRFNFKLSPRKSLNIIPAQKGLIYSPFPIYVYDSITKCEDEFQVEKQTVSPGKPCLIPFFQDEAVIRLETTSHCNIVIVEKEAVFTKLVSNYNKLNANTVLITGKGFPDFLTRLFLKKLEQDCSNLISNCSIFTDADPYGISIALNYINSNANASYNCPMVNYKGVYITQILAQNNRTGSKFVQLLSLNQRDYSLAKNLVVSLTNNGGGVISSPFKNFIIECQREIFFQKKAEMNEIDVSMFRLQ, from the coding sequence ATGGCTTTGCAACGGTTGAGGAAAAAACATAGAACAAGACAAGAATTGCTCAAAGCTCTTACTCCCCGAACACGGTCCATCCATTTGAGCCCAAATGAACACTCAAATGGTAGTGCTGGTTCAAATGCGGAGGTTTTGTCTCATATTAAACAGATATTGTCGTTGGCGGCTAATTCCTTAGAGCAGCACCAACAGCctatttcaataatttttgataacaaaacaaaaggcAACTCCGGTGGCAACAAAGTTTCCACGACACTGGACTTCCCCTTGACTGGCCCGCACCTGTTTACTCACCagttcaaattgaaaagatgCTCCATCCTTCTAAACCTATTAAAGATCGTTATGGAAAAATTGCCTCTAGGCCAAAACACTACGATAAGGGACATTTTCTACTCCAATGTAGAGCTGTTCCAGAGACAAGCAAATGTAGTACAGTGGCTGGACGTCATAAGGTTTAACTTTAAACTTTCCCCACGAAAATCGCTAAATATCATACCCGCTCAGAAGGGTCTGATCTATTCGCCGTTCCCAATATATGTTTACGACAGCATCACAAAATGTGAGGATGAGTTCCAAGTCGAGAAACAGACCGTTTCTCCCGGCAAGCCCTGCTTgattccattttttcaagatgaaGCAGTCATTAGACTAGAGACAACGAGCCATTGCAATATCGTAATTGTGGAAAAGGAGGCTGTGTTCACCAAACTGGTAAGCAATTATAACAAGTTGAACGCAAACACTGTATTGATTACCGGTAAGGGGTTCCCTGATTTCTTGACAAGGCTGTTTCTGAAAAAACTTGAACAGGATTGCTCCAATTTGATCTCGAACTGTTCTATATTCACCGATGCTGATCCTTATGGGATTAGCATTGCTCTAAATTACATCAACTCCAATGCAAACGCCTCATATAATTGTCCGATGGTTAATTACAAAGGTGTTTACATTACACAGATCTTGGCACAAAATAACAGGACGGGGAGCAAATTCGTCCAACTATTAAGCCTAAATCAGCGCGATTATTCGTTAGCCAAGAATTTGGTAGTTTCACTGACTAACAACGGAGGGGGCGTTATATCATCGCCATTTAAAAACTTCATCATAGAGTGCCAACgggaaatttttttccaaaagaaagctGAAATGAACGAAATTGATGTCAGTATGTTTCGATTGCAGTAG